CCACATATTGTGTTCGTTTACAACGTTAGTGCTTAATCAGAGAACTTAATACATTTCACTGAATTACATACATTCTTACCTTAAAGAGGAAAGGAGGCTTTTGTCCAGCAAGTTATTTCACTTTACTATTTTTAAGACGCCATAGTATCTATTTAATATGGTCAAAGTACGACACAAAAATAACGTTAACCTATATTTTGCCAGGTGGATCATTCATAACAGTGGTTACAGGCTGGCCCGATACTGAAGACAACAGCGCTTTGGCTAACCTTATGcgctttattatttacataatctgGTGGATTTTTATGATTAGGGTAACGGCTGCCATCAcggtaattattatgataacaatATCTCTCAGTCACCAGTACAAAAACTTACAAAGTTACTTCTACAGTCTCAATGAGATATTTCAAGATAGTTGTGATGAAAATGACCTAACTGAAAAAGAGGATAAATATGTCGAAGCCCTTAAAGTGGGTATTAAGTTGCACTCAGATACGTTATGGTAAGTTTGATAAAACTGGAATAATCATAGATAatacgtaatttttattttaagttcgtAAGTCAGAATAGATATGTAGATTAATGATCTGATGACGAATGATgaatctgtaattaaattataatttaattacagattcATGTCACTTTTAATCGAACTGAATCTATGAAGCTAGTTTTTGTGGATGGTTTAATTTCAGGTTTACttagagttttattattaacaaatccaATTTTAGGTGTACAAAACAATGTCAAGTGACATGCAGCTCAGTTATCAGTGGGCAAATACTTATAACCGTGTCCGTTTTGTGTCTTCTGATGTTACAAATGGTGGTAAGTTTTAAACAAATagattgtttttcttaaatgaaattataattacaagccgagatggcacagcggttaaaacgcgtgcattttaaccgatgatttcggtttcaaacccaggcaggcaccactgaattttcatgtgcttaatttgtgtttataattcatctcgtactcggcagtgaagaaaaacatcgtgaggaaacctggatgtgtctaatttcaacgaaattctgccacatatgtattccacccacccgcattggagtagcgtggtggaatatgctccaaaccttctcctcaaagggagagaaagccttagcccagcagtgggaaatttacaggctgctattgtatgtaatgtgtgtaattaaaaatgtcttgAATATGTATACATTTGCAGAATAATCTGAATTGTAACTTTCCAGAACTCGGAACGTACGCTTACGAACGTTTTGACAATCATCACTACCAGCTCAGCTGTTCTGACCAGTAGTGGCTTTGTTATGTGGAACGCTGGTGACATCACCATAGAAGTAAGTATACAAAAATACGCCATCTCTACACATTAGGAATTATTCCTTTAATTATTCGTAGTCTTTCATGCGTGTTATAAGGTACTAACTGAGATGATTTTTTGTTGTCATATTAGATGAtccttattaaatacaaaacatgtaatttatgtatatacgtacATGGTAATCTCctacttttatatatgttataacatCTGTTTGATTGTCAGGCAGCTCTTGTCCCAACTGCAATGTTTTCTTCCGGTTGGCAGCACTGCCGAGGCTCCACATCCGAAAGAGTTAGGAAGTTGCTGTTCGTGGCAATGACCCAGGGACAAGTGAGTGTGATGAATGTTGagacttaattaataatataaacagagTGGGTAGAATTACTTGATGAAGCTACTGCACTGTAAACTTTGAATCGTTaagatttaataacattaagattTAATCGGTACAAGATTGTTTAAAAGTGAttactttaaagtaattttacaatcacaataagttttttatttttattttttgtgttatagggggcaaacgagctggaagctcacctgatggaaagtgattaccaccgcccatggacatctacaacaccggggggcttgcaggtgcgttgccggccttttaggaaggagtacgctctttttttgaaggttcccaagtcgtatcggttcggaaaaaccgccggcgaaagctggttccacagtgtggttgtgcgaggcagaaaatgtcttaaaaatcgccatgttgtggattttcggacatctaggtggtgcaggtgaaatttagaattttgacgagatgtccgaaggtgaaattcagctgccgggattaatccaaacaattcctcggagcattccccgtggaagattcggtagaagatgcagagtgaaccaacatctctacgcagaaccaaaggatcgagcagatcagaaagggcttgatcgtcgataattcgagctgctctacgttggatacggtcaaaggagctggtactggggagcacccgctcagaggtgagagcagtattccatgtgaggccgaatttgcgccttgtatagtcttaggcgatgtgccgacgtgaaatactgtcttgccttgctgagcactccgagcttttttgatggcaatttggctttgccttccaattgaccgcggaactgaacgaggctcgaaatatcaacgccaagtattccgatattagctgtggcggctatcggaatgttctcaaatcgtggagatacgacgaatggtgtttttttgacggttaacgcgcaaacttgcgtctttttggggttgaagtggactagatttagccggccccagttcgagactttgtttaacgaagactcgatttcagacacaaatCATAtactaaagcgaagtcgagaacagatctacccgcatgatcggtagtgcgtgatccagaccattcggcatggtggacattaaaatcgccaagaattacgatctctgcggatgggatctgctgcagcacggaatctgtagccatttggacgtgctcgaccagtcggtcggtttcgacATTACCGCTATatgacctataaaggcacgcgtagattcgcggatggtcgtcgcaatctacacgcagccagataattgATAGATCCTGCCTTTCAAgcctgccgaggcgtcgaggtataaaggaatgttccaatttatacccggggtaggaaagaaaagtcgtatcggcaggagaggatatttgggtctcggtaagaaagagcaaggccggcttcgccgtctcaaggtgaaagtgaacggcgttcaagttggagtcgagtccccttatgttgcagaagtccacagtgagggtggtaggggttgccttatgatgcctgctccgcttgccccgaacagtggcaagcgcaaaattgccccccccagaattcggagggcagcctgggcatccctgctcaggtggtgtacgtcctgggcatggatgcccagagagtgACTCTCCActgcagtcgctgatggtaccctcctggggtaatgtaaccaaattctgcacaaccatcatgtttgggGGGGGGGACCAGACGAAACGCGTAAAACCAAAATAaccgataatgcgaaagaatcgataacttcattaaattaaacaaatcatatGGTTtacagccctgcgagtcctgcaattaatcaaacccatttaattaatttaattcaagtctacgttcagatatgtcttaggtgggcccctaagtagtgttagcccagggccccctaaagttacggtccggccctgtgaGATCTAATAACTTTTTGACAGTGCGATACATATGGTCGTCTTGGCAAcattttacatgtttttttttacggtgGGACTCTACTGTGCCTGTTATTCATTACAGAACATGTTATAGCGTaaacaacttcgttccaaccacTATCCCAACACACCATTCGTTTTTTGTTGCGCAAATCGTctgtttatcttattttttttttggtttgaaggCGTATGTAAATCAAGATTTCTAATTCATCTCAGATCTCATATTATTAGATGTAACAATTATATTCCAGAAGCACATTTTTTTACGGAGTTTTGGAGTTGTTGAGATATCATATACGTCATATGTGTCGgtgagtataattataatttagtactaacaatataatttattaaaataccaatctaaaatatttataaataacacttaaccaagaaaagtaaagataaaattttgtcaaattaagcAACTTTAGTTTTAGTGGTCAATCAAACACATTatgtttgatttgattgaagATCTTCGTTGTATTTTCTATTAAGCTGCTACAGAACAACCATTCAACAGAACCTTTTAGTCTCTATATCGCCTACACGTTCAATACTTATTTCGGTGCTTGAGACAttgtttaatagaaatataattctttatattgTATTCTGATAAATACACTCatacagcattttttttatctgaataaaataaaatttgtttgttagaCAGATAGCGAAACATAGTATGATAATcagattaaatatgaataaactcgatataaaaatataataatattcatttttcattttcagaTCATGAAATCGTCGTATTCAGCCTTTTCTTTCCTTTATTAAACTCACTAACATTTGatgtaaattatacataaatatttcattcttaaAACTCAAtcaacaaatatgtataataaaaatttaaatgaaaaaaataaaattttaaagtcaactagttgtacttaattaaataaactgtcaCCACTAACTTTTTAACCGACTTGAAAAAagggaggttatcaattcgacTTGTAGTTTGGAATGTTGTCGAAATTGcatagtctatactaatattataaagaggaaaactttgtttgtttggttgtaatgaataggctcaaaaactactggaccgatttaaaataatcttcagcattcgaaagctacattatccac
This DNA window, taken from Vanessa tameamea isolate UH-Manoa-2023 chromosome 7, ilVanTame1 primary haplotype, whole genome shotgun sequence, encodes the following:
- the LOC113395720 gene encoding uncharacterized protein LOC113395720, producing the protein MRFIIYIIWWIFMIRVTAAITVIIMITISLSHQYKNLQSYFYSLNEIFQDSCDENDLTEKEDKYVEALKVGIKLHSDTLWCTKQCQVTCSSVISGQILITVSVLCLLMLQMVNSERTLTNVLTIITTSSAVLTSSGFVMWNAGDITIEAALVPTAMFSSGWQHCRGSTSERVRKLLFVAMTQGQKHIFLRSFGVVEISYTSYVSIMKSSYSAFSFLY